One genomic segment of Streptomyces sp. TLI_146 includes these proteins:
- a CDS encoding S8 family serine peptidase, whose product MAHLGSGRRRALVLPAGLALTASLGFLPAGTASAAPAPATDGPNLSYVVNTTGGHGTSARVQKAIAKAGGTVVVSYDRIGVVVVHSTNPAFAQEIRRAKGVTSAGATRTTPLKAQATTEEGTTQALTPAEAAKAKAAAAPGQEPLEANQWDLRAIGADKAAKIYPGSRRVTVGVIDTGVDDTHPDLAPNFSASQSANCVGGVADTSPGAWRPYTGGSDHGTHVAGEIAAARNGVGVAGVAPGVKVAGIKVAEQGSGLFFTEAVVCGFVFAAEHHIDVTNNSYYVDPWYFNCKSDPDQKALLDAVTRASRYAEHKGVLNVAAAGNENYDLSKHALTDTSSPDDQPAPHPTVTVDPAKCPDIPAQLPGVVTVAATGVQNVKSYYSSYGLGQIDVAAPGGDKYQIPDTPDKNGRILSTILGGQYGYKQGTSMATPHVVGVAALLKSKNPWASPQELREMLKEQADNPGCPTGLYDPDGNGVQDSTCEGGKRVNGFYGRGVVNALSAVTE is encoded by the coding sequence ATGGCTCATCTGGGATCCGGACGGCGACGGGCCCTCGTGCTCCCCGCCGGCCTGGCGCTCACGGCCTCGCTCGGCTTCCTCCCGGCGGGCACGGCCTCGGCCGCACCGGCCCCCGCCACCGACGGACCGAACCTCTCGTACGTCGTCAACACCACCGGCGGACACGGCACTTCGGCCCGGGTGCAGAAGGCGATAGCGAAGGCGGGCGGCACGGTCGTCGTCTCGTACGACCGGATAGGCGTGGTCGTGGTGCACTCCACGAACCCCGCGTTCGCCCAGGAGATACGCCGGGCCAAGGGCGTCACCTCCGCCGGTGCCACCCGTACGACGCCCCTGAAGGCGCAGGCGACCACCGAGGAGGGCACCACCCAGGCGCTCACCCCGGCCGAGGCCGCCAAGGCGAAGGCGGCGGCCGCGCCCGGCCAGGAGCCCCTTGAGGCCAACCAGTGGGACCTGCGGGCGATCGGCGCCGACAAGGCCGCCAAGATCTACCCGGGCAGCCGCCGGGTCACCGTCGGCGTGATCGACACCGGGGTCGACGACACCCACCCGGACCTCGCCCCGAACTTCTCCGCGTCCCAGTCGGCCAACTGCGTGGGCGGCGTCGCCGACACCTCGCCGGGCGCCTGGCGGCCGTACACGGGCGGCAGCGACCACGGCACGCACGTCGCGGGCGAGATAGCCGCGGCCCGCAACGGGGTCGGCGTCGCCGGGGTCGCGCCCGGCGTCAAGGTCGCCGGGATCAAGGTCGCCGAGCAGGGCAGCGGGCTGTTCTTCACCGAGGCGGTGGTCTGCGGGTTCGTCTTCGCCGCCGAGCACCACATCGACGTCACCAACAACAGCTACTACGTGGACCCCTGGTACTTCAACTGCAAGAGCGACCCGGACCAGAAGGCGCTGCTCGACGCGGTGACCCGGGCCAGCAGGTACGCCGAGCACAAGGGCGTCCTCAACGTGGCGGCGGCGGGCAACGAGAACTACGACCTGTCCAAGCACGCCCTCACCGACACCTCCAGCCCGGACGACCAGCCCGCGCCGCACCCCACGGTGACCGTGGACCCGGCCAAGTGCCCGGACATCCCGGCCCAGTTGCCAGGGGTCGTCACAGTCGCGGCGACGGGTGTGCAGAACGTCAAGTCGTACTACTCCAGCTACGGCCTGGGCCAGATCGACGTGGCCGCGCCGGGCGGTGACAAGTACCAGATCCCGGACACTCCGGACAAGAACGGCCGGATCCTGTCGACGATCCTGGGCGGCCAGTACGGCTACAAGCAGGGCACGTCCATGGCCACGCCGCACGTCGTCGGCGTCGCCGCGCTCCTGAAGTCCAAGAACCCGTGGGCATCGCCCCAGGAGCTGCGGGAGATGCTCAAGGAGCAGGCCGACAACCCCGGCTGCCCCACCGGCCTGTACGACCCGGACGGCAACGGCGTCCAGGACTCCACCTGTGAGGGCGGCAAGCGCGTCAACGGCTTCTACGGCCGGGGCGTCGTCAACGCGCTGAGCGCGGTGACGGAGTAG
- a CDS encoding zinc-dependent alcohol dehydrogenase family protein — protein MRATVIHAPHDIRVEDVPDPVVRFPTDAVVRVLRACICGSDLWAYRGESERQPGQRIGHEFLGVVEEAGAEVNGFRAGDLVVAPFVWSDGSCEYCAEGLQTSCPQGGFWGSVGSDGGQGEAVRVPFADGTLVKLPAAAAADDHLLTALLALSDVLGTGHHAAVGAGVKRGSTVAVVGDGAVGLCGVLAAKRLGAERIIALGRHQVRTDIARTFGATDVVAERGEAAVDAVRELTRGQGAHAVIEAVGTEQSMRTAVEITRDGGAIGYVGVPHGSGTGLDLSVMFDRNIALRGGVAPVRAYIPELLPDVLSGAVDPSPVFDLTVGIDGVPGGYKAMDERTALKVLIKP, from the coding sequence ATGCGCGCCACCGTCATCCACGCCCCCCACGACATCCGGGTGGAGGACGTGCCCGACCCCGTGGTCCGGTTCCCCACCGACGCGGTCGTGCGGGTGCTGCGGGCCTGTATCTGCGGCAGCGACCTGTGGGCCTACCGGGGCGAGTCCGAGCGGCAGCCCGGGCAGCGGATCGGGCACGAGTTCCTCGGCGTGGTCGAGGAGGCGGGCGCCGAGGTGAACGGCTTCCGGGCCGGGGACCTCGTGGTCGCGCCCTTCGTCTGGTCCGACGGCAGCTGCGAGTACTGCGCCGAAGGGCTCCAGACGTCCTGCCCGCAGGGCGGGTTCTGGGGCTCGGTGGGATCCGACGGCGGCCAGGGCGAGGCGGTCCGGGTGCCGTTCGCCGACGGCACGCTGGTCAAGCTGCCCGCCGCCGCGGCCGCCGACGACCACCTGCTCACCGCCCTGCTGGCCCTCTCCGACGTGCTCGGCACGGGCCACCACGCGGCCGTCGGCGCGGGCGTGAAGCGCGGCTCCACGGTCGCCGTCGTCGGTGACGGGGCCGTCGGCCTCTGCGGCGTCCTGGCGGCCAAGCGGCTCGGCGCCGAGCGGATCATCGCGCTCGGACGCCACCAGGTCCGCACCGACATCGCGCGCACCTTCGGCGCCACGGACGTCGTGGCCGAGCGCGGCGAGGCCGCCGTGGACGCGGTGCGCGAGCTGACCCGGGGCCAGGGCGCGCACGCGGTCATCGAGGCGGTCGGCACCGAGCAGTCGATGCGCACGGCCGTCGAGATCACCCGCGACGGCGGCGCCATCGGCTACGTCGGCGTCCCGCACGGCAGCGGCACCGGCCTCGACCTGAGCGTCATGTTCGACCGCAACATCGCCCTGCGCGGCGGCGTGGCCCCGGTCCGCGCCTACATCCCCGAACTGCTCCCGGACGTCCTGTCCGGCGCGGTCGACCCGTCCCCGGTCTTCGACCTGACGGTCGGCATCGACGGCGTCCCCGGCGGCTACAAGGCGATGGACGAGCGCACCGCCCTGAAGGTCCTGATCAAGCCGTGA
- a CDS encoding S8 family serine peptidase: MTLRLSRTHRALAVSVGMATITALAVLPGTASAMPTGGAATKAAPAAASPSLSYVVNLRKGYGHTDKVRRAIEAAGGTVVQSYDRIGVIVVHSADPGFAQAMRAVRGVESAGATRTAPLPAQTTTDVGTPRTLTAEEVRAATAGAAAGEDPLEPLQWDLKAIKADKAHEKTLGSSRVTVGVIDTGVDDTHPDIAPNFDRAKSVSCIGGTPDTSDGAWRPFTTGGSPHGTHVAGEIAAAKNGVGVTGVAPGVKVAAIKVSTQGGSFFYTEAVVCGFMWAADHGIDVTNNSYYTDPWYFNCKTDPDQKALVEAITRASRYAESKGTVNVAAAGNESYDLAADSITDPASPNDSTPGDRTVDPSECLDIPTQLPGVVTVAATGAKGLKSSFSNYGLGVVDVAAPGGDSTAYQPPQAPATSGLILGPVPGGKWAYMAGTSMATPHVVGVAALLKSAHPHAPAWKIKELLKEGADATACPDPYDIDGDGKADAVCEGGRHHSGFYGAGIVNALDAVR; this comes from the coding sequence ATGACGTTGCGCCTCTCCCGTACGCACCGCGCCCTCGCCGTCTCCGTCGGCATGGCGACCATCACCGCGCTCGCGGTCCTGCCGGGCACGGCGTCGGCCATGCCGACGGGCGGCGCGGCCACCAAGGCCGCCCCGGCCGCCGCCTCGCCCTCGCTCAGCTATGTCGTCAACCTCCGCAAGGGGTACGGGCACACGGACAAGGTCAGAAGGGCGATCGAGGCGGCCGGGGGCACGGTCGTCCAGTCCTACGACCGGATCGGCGTGATCGTCGTCCACTCCGCCGACCCCGGCTTCGCGCAGGCCATGCGGGCGGTACGGGGAGTCGAGTCGGCCGGGGCGACCCGGACCGCGCCGCTGCCCGCGCAGACGACGACCGACGTCGGCACGCCCAGGACGCTCACCGCCGAGGAGGTACGGGCCGCCACCGCCGGGGCCGCGGCGGGCGAGGACCCGCTGGAGCCGCTCCAGTGGGACCTGAAGGCCATCAAGGCGGACAAGGCGCACGAGAAGACCCTGGGCAGTTCCCGGGTGACCGTCGGCGTCATCGACACGGGCGTGGACGACACCCACCCGGACATCGCGCCCAACTTCGACCGCGCCAAGTCGGTGAGCTGCATCGGCGGCACGCCGGACACCAGCGACGGCGCCTGGCGGCCGTTCACCACCGGCGGCTCCCCGCACGGCACGCATGTGGCGGGCGAGATAGCCGCGGCCAAGAACGGCGTCGGGGTCACGGGTGTGGCCCCCGGGGTGAAGGTCGCCGCCATCAAGGTCTCCACCCAGGGCGGCAGCTTCTTCTACACGGAGGCCGTCGTCTGCGGCTTCATGTGGGCCGCCGACCACGGCATCGACGTGACCAACAACAGCTATTACACCGACCCCTGGTACTTCAACTGCAAGACCGACCCGGACCAGAAGGCGCTGGTCGAGGCGATCACCCGGGCCAGCCGGTACGCCGAGTCCAAGGGCACGGTGAACGTGGCGGCGGCGGGCAACGAGAGCTACGACCTCGCGGCCGACTCGATCACCGACCCGGCCAGCCCCAACGACTCCACGCCGGGCGACCGGACCGTCGACCCGAGCGAGTGCCTCGACATCCCGACCCAGCTGCCGGGGGTGGTCACGGTCGCCGCGACCGGGGCCAAGGGGCTGAAGTCCTCGTTCTCCAACTACGGCCTGGGCGTCGTCGACGTGGCGGCGCCGGGCGGCGACTCCACCGCGTACCAGCCGCCGCAGGCCCCGGCCACCAGCGGGCTGATCCTGGGCCCGGTGCCCGGCGGCAAGTGGGCCTACATGGCGGGTACGTCGATGGCGACCCCGCACGTGGTGGGCGTGGCCGCGCTGCTCAAGTCCGCGCACCCGCACGCGCCCGCCTGGAAGATCAAGGAGCTCCTGAAGGAGGGCGCGGACGCGACGGCCTGCCCCGACCCGTACGACATCGACGGGGACGGGAAGGCGGACGCCGTCTGCGAGGGCGGTCGGCATCACAGCGGGTTCTACGGGGCGGGGATCGTCAACGCCCTCGACGCGGTCCGCTAG
- a CDS encoding DUF485 domain-containing protein codes for MATDVPPPEGGIDTRPAQPPTEKFVEVQASEEFAELRRTHRRFAFPLTVAFIAWYLLYVLLSNYAGGFMGHKLFGNINVALVLGLAQFLTTFLIAWFYSRYASAKLDPRSEAIKSRMEADA; via the coding sequence GTGGCCACCGACGTGCCACCGCCCGAAGGCGGTATCGACACGCGCCCCGCCCAGCCCCCCACCGAGAAGTTCGTCGAGGTGCAGGCGAGCGAGGAATTCGCCGAACTGCGCCGCACCCACCGCCGGTTCGCGTTCCCGCTGACGGTCGCCTTCATCGCCTGGTACCTGCTGTACGTCCTGCTGTCGAACTACGCGGGCGGCTTCATGGGCCACAAGCTGTTCGGCAACATCAACGTGGCGCTCGTCCTCGGTCTCGCCCAGTTCCTCACCACCTTCCTCATCGCCTGGTTCTACTCGCGGTACGCGTCCGCCAAGCTTGACCCGCGCTCCGAGGCGATCAAGTCCCGCATGGAGGCCGACGCATGA